The Spirosoma foliorum genome has a window encoding:
- a CDS encoding aspartate aminotransferase family protein, with protein MPTVTHRQLFFQHIAQTSDFPLGLEIDRAEGIYLFRQGDQKPYMDLISGIGVSNVGHRHPKVLEAIQNQLDKYLHLMVYGEYIQTPQTQLAHALAQTLPAGLDNVYFTNSGTEAVEGAMKLAKRYTGRSEFISCFNAYHGSTQGSLSLSGDENFKQNYRPLLPDVRHIQHGNLDDIEKITSRTAAVIIEVVAGEAGVRLADATYFQTLRQRCTEVGALLIFDEIQTGFGRTGTFWAFEGVNTIPDILLCAKGMGGGMPIGAFISSAEKMSVFKNNPILGHITTFGGHPVSAAASLATLQVIQEQKLHEQAEAKGQLFRQLLQHSAIRQIRGKGLMLAIEFDSFDVLKPVIDRAIEKGPSGPGVITDWFLFCNNSMRIAPPLIITEDQIREACAIILDSI; from the coding sequence ATGCCAACGGTTACACACCGACAATTATTTTTCCAGCATATAGCCCAGACCTCCGATTTCCCCTTAGGGTTGGAAATTGACCGAGCCGAAGGCATTTATCTTTTCCGGCAGGGCGACCAAAAACCATACATGGATCTGATTTCGGGCATTGGCGTAAGCAATGTTGGCCATCGGCATCCAAAGGTACTAGAAGCCATTCAGAACCAGTTGGATAAATACCTGCACCTGATGGTTTATGGCGAATACATTCAGACTCCTCAGACTCAACTGGCTCATGCGCTGGCCCAAACCCTGCCCGCTGGCTTAGATAATGTCTATTTCACCAACTCAGGTACAGAGGCTGTTGAGGGGGCGATGAAATTGGCGAAACGCTACACGGGGCGCTCCGAATTTATCAGTTGCTTCAACGCGTATCACGGCTCTACACAAGGTTCCCTTTCGCTCTCGGGCGATGAAAATTTCAAACAAAATTACCGTCCGCTCCTCCCCGATGTCCGGCATATTCAACATGGAAATCTGGACGATATTGAGAAAATCACGTCGCGAACAGCGGCTGTTATTATAGAAGTCGTGGCTGGTGAGGCCGGCGTTCGCTTAGCCGACGCGACTTATTTCCAAACTCTCCGACAACGCTGCACCGAAGTAGGTGCGTTACTGATTTTCGACGAAATTCAGACGGGCTTTGGTAGGACCGGAACGTTCTGGGCCTTTGAAGGGGTAAATACCATACCCGATATTTTACTATGCGCTAAAGGGATGGGGGGAGGCATGCCCATTGGGGCATTTATAAGCTCGGCAGAGAAGATGAGTGTCTTCAAAAACAACCCAATTCTAGGACACATCACTACGTTTGGCGGGCATCCAGTTTCGGCGGCTGCTTCACTGGCCACCCTTCAAGTGATTCAGGAGCAGAAATTGCATGAACAGGCCGAAGCTAAAGGTCAATTATTTCGGCAGTTATTACAGCACTCGGCTATTCGGCAAATACGGGGAAAAGGGTTAATGCTCGCCATTGAATTTGACTCGTTCGACGTACTGAAGCCTGTCATCGACCGGGCTATTGAAAAAGGGCCTTCCGGGCCGGGCGTCATCACCGATTGGTTTCTGTTCTGCAACAATTCGATGCGGATTGCACCGCCCTTAATCATTACAGAAGATCAGATTCGGGAAGCCTGCGCCATTATTCTGGATTCAATTTAA
- a CDS encoding S9 family peptidase: MKITLLTSSFLALSLATQAQQRPALTASQYEQAQRFLGSNVESFVDHSSVRPNWLPGDRFWYRDLNAKGSEFILVDPAKGTRSAAFDHQKLADALSKATGKTYEAAKLPFQQFSYSPDNTSIIIQADGKQWKYELQSGQLTADASVIPSMPSAEGRRGGGNEVLSPDRKQAAYIKDYNLWVRTVQTGAQKQLTTDGIKDFGYATDNAGWRSSDRPVLAWSPDSKKIATFKQDQRTVSDMYLVTTNVGKPTLKQWKYPLPGDKDIATIQRVIINVDEPKVISLQIPADPHRATLSDDISSSGTFDDVNWTADGAKLAFVSTSRDHKQEKVRLADAVTGAVRELFEETVPTQYESGWGSINWRYLDKTNEFIWFSERDNWGHLYLYDAATGKLKNQITKGDWLVTKLVKVDEAKRMVYFMANGRQAANPYFSQFCQIGFDGKHFAVLTPEEENHQVTLSPSGTYFIDSYSKPNTPAVTVVRALDGKMSVGLEKTDISRLTATGWKPPMPVTVKAHDGKTDLYGLLYMPTHLDASKKYPIIDYIYPGPQGGSVGSWSFSAARGDNQALAELGFIVFQLEGTSNPLRSKSFHDMSYGNMADNTLTDQITGIRQLAQTYAYIDTTRVGIWGHSGGGFATATAMFRYPDFFKVGISESGNHDNRNYEDDWGERYNGLTSASDYAAQANQVYAKNLKGKLMLAHGMMDDNVPPYNTLLVVEALEKANKDYDLIVFPNSAHGYGSYSPYMTRRRWDYFVKNLLGAEPPKEYLLEIKPDQRNSGR, encoded by the coding sequence ATGAAAATAACGTTACTAACCAGTAGCTTTCTTGCTCTTTCTCTAGCGACACAGGCACAGCAACGGCCTGCACTGACTGCCAGCCAGTATGAACAGGCCCAGCGATTTCTTGGGTCGAACGTTGAGTCGTTTGTTGATCATAGTAGTGTTCGCCCCAACTGGTTGCCGGGTGATCGATTCTGGTACCGCGATTTAAACGCCAAAGGCAGTGAATTTATCCTGGTAGACCCGGCGAAAGGAACCCGGTCAGCTGCGTTTGATCATCAAAAACTAGCCGATGCCCTGTCAAAAGCAACGGGTAAGACATACGAGGCCGCCAAACTGCCGTTTCAGCAGTTTAGTTATTCGCCGGATAATACGTCAATTATTATTCAGGCTGATGGTAAACAGTGGAAATATGAGCTTCAATCCGGTCAGTTGACGGCGGATGCGTCTGTGATTCCATCCATGCCCAGCGCCGAAGGCCGACGTGGCGGAGGAAATGAAGTACTGTCGCCCGACAGGAAACAAGCGGCTTATATCAAAGACTATAATTTATGGGTTCGTACGGTGCAAACCGGTGCCCAAAAGCAGTTGACTACCGATGGTATAAAGGATTTTGGGTATGCCACCGATAACGCTGGCTGGCGTTCGAGTGATCGGCCTGTATTAGCCTGGTCGCCGGATTCGAAGAAAATTGCCACGTTTAAGCAGGATCAGCGTACTGTAAGTGATATGTATCTGGTGACTACGAACGTGGGGAAGCCTACGTTAAAGCAATGGAAATATCCGTTACCGGGCGATAAAGACATCGCTACCATTCAGCGTGTCATTATCAATGTCGATGAGCCGAAGGTGATTTCGTTGCAGATTCCCGCTGATCCTCACCGGGCTACATTAAGCGATGATATATCCAGTAGTGGAACGTTCGACGATGTAAACTGGACTGCCGACGGTGCAAAGCTGGCATTTGTATCGACCTCACGCGATCATAAACAGGAAAAGGTTCGGCTGGCTGATGCCGTTACAGGAGCTGTACGTGAACTATTCGAAGAAACAGTTCCCACGCAATATGAATCGGGCTGGGGATCTATTAACTGGCGCTACCTGGATAAAACCAACGAATTTATCTGGTTTTCGGAGCGAGATAATTGGGGACATCTCTATTTGTATGATGCCGCCACCGGAAAGCTGAAAAACCAGATTACCAAAGGAGACTGGTTGGTTACGAAGTTGGTAAAGGTTGATGAAGCAAAACGAATGGTGTACTTCATGGCCAATGGTCGGCAGGCAGCTAATCCCTATTTTAGTCAGTTCTGTCAGATTGGATTTGATGGTAAACACTTCGCTGTGCTTACACCCGAAGAAGAGAATCATCAGGTAACACTTTCGCCATCAGGTACTTATTTTATCGATAGTTATTCTAAACCCAATACTCCCGCAGTCACGGTTGTACGGGCGTTGGATGGAAAGATGAGCGTCGGCCTTGAGAAAACGGACATTTCACGGCTGACAGCTACTGGCTGGAAACCTCCGATGCCAGTTACAGTAAAGGCCCACGATGGTAAAACCGATCTATATGGATTGCTGTACATGCCGACACACCTTGATGCCAGCAAGAAATATCCGATAATCGATTACATTTATCCCGGCCCACAGGGCGGAAGTGTAGGCAGCTGGTCATTTTCGGCTGCCAGAGGTGATAATCAGGCATTGGCTGAACTTGGGTTTATTGTCTTTCAACTCGAAGGAACCAGCAATCCCTTACGCTCCAAAAGTTTCCATGATATGAGCTATGGAAATATGGCCGACAATACATTAACCGATCAGATAACCGGCATCCGGCAACTGGCGCAAACCTACGCCTATATCGACACCACACGCGTGGGTATCTGGGGGCACTCAGGGGGAGGATTTGCCACCGCTACAGCCATGTTTCGGTACCCTGATTTCTTTAAAGTTGGTATTTCAGAATCGGGTAACCACGACAACCGCAACTACGAGGACGACTGGGGCGAACGGTATAATGGTTTAACGTCTGCCTCTGACTACGCTGCGCAGGCTAATCAGGTGTATGCTAAAAATCTGAAAGGTAAACTAATGCTGGCGCATGGGATGATGGACGACAATGTACCACCTTACAATACCTTGCTCGTTGTTGAAGCCCTTGAAAAAGCGAACAAAGACTATGACCTGATTGTGTTTCCCAATAGTGCCCACGGATATGGCAGCTATTCGCCTTACATGACCCGTCGGCGTTGGGATTACTTTGTGAAAAACCTGTTAGGAGCTGAGCCGCCGAAAGAGTATCTGCTAGAAATAAAGCCTGACCAACGTAATAGTGGTAGGTAA
- a CDS encoding acyl-CoA carboxylase subunit beta: MQPEAHPEASQANSLRLSKTEILSAKNAEAELGGGQKRIDAQHKKGKLTARERIALLVDEGSFEEIGKFVMHRTRDFGMDKEHYLGDGVVTGYGTVDGRLVYVFAQDFTVFGGALSETHAEKICKLMDLAMQNGAPIIGLNDSGGARIQEGVLSLAGYADIFYRNTRASGVIPQLSAIMGPCAGGAVYSPAITDFIFMVENTSYMFVTGPNVVKTVTHETVTAEELGGASTHSTKSGVTHFSCANELACIQSLKQLLSYIPQNCEDEPPMLAYEPSDETRSALNTLIPDNPNQPYDMREVIDELVDAGSFMEVHKNFAENIVVGFARIGGRSIGIVGNQPAVLAGVLDINASTKAARFVRFCDCFNVPLLVLEDVPGFLPGTDQEWNGIISNGAKLLFAFCEATVPRVTVITRKAYGGAYDVMNSKHIGADMNYAWPSAEIAVMGASGAAEIIFKREIAEAEDPQAKLQEKVLDYTEKFANPYRAAHRGYIDEVIMPDQTRQKLIRAFKMLENKVASMPKKKHGNIPL; this comes from the coding sequence ATGCAACCGGAAGCTCATCCAGAGGCCAGTCAGGCCAATTCCCTGCGATTGTCTAAAACCGAAATTCTATCTGCTAAAAATGCCGAAGCCGAATTGGGTGGTGGGCAGAAACGGATTGATGCTCAGCACAAAAAGGGGAAATTGACCGCTCGCGAACGAATCGCGCTTCTGGTAGACGAAGGGTCATTTGAGGAAATTGGAAAGTTTGTCATGCACCGCACCCGCGACTTCGGCATGGACAAAGAGCATTACCTCGGTGATGGCGTTGTGACCGGTTATGGTACGGTTGATGGGCGACTTGTTTATGTATTTGCTCAGGACTTTACCGTTTTCGGTGGAGCCTTATCAGAAACCCACGCCGAAAAGATATGCAAATTGATGGATCTGGCGATGCAAAACGGCGCGCCGATAATCGGTCTGAACGATTCGGGTGGTGCCCGGATTCAGGAAGGAGTTTTGTCGCTGGCCGGTTATGCCGATATTTTTTACCGCAATACACGGGCTTCCGGCGTGATTCCGCAATTATCGGCCATTATGGGGCCGTGCGCTGGGGGAGCCGTCTATAGCCCTGCCATTACCGACTTTATTTTCATGGTCGAGAATACGAGCTATATGTTTGTGACTGGACCTAACGTCGTGAAAACCGTTACACACGAGACGGTCACGGCCGAAGAATTAGGAGGAGCGAGTACACATAGCACTAAATCGGGAGTCACCCATTTCTCTTGTGCGAATGAACTAGCTTGTATTCAGTCGCTTAAGCAACTGCTTAGTTATATCCCCCAAAACTGTGAAGATGAACCGCCGATGCTGGCCTACGAGCCATCCGACGAAACTCGATCTGCGTTGAATACTCTGATTCCTGATAACCCAAACCAACCTTACGACATGCGCGAGGTAATCGACGAACTGGTGGACGCCGGTAGTTTCATGGAGGTTCACAAGAATTTTGCTGAGAACATTGTCGTCGGATTTGCGCGAATTGGTGGACGAAGCATTGGTATTGTGGGTAACCAACCGGCTGTTTTGGCAGGTGTACTGGATATCAATGCCAGTACGAAAGCGGCTCGTTTTGTGCGTTTCTGCGACTGCTTTAATGTTCCCTTGTTGGTTTTGGAAGATGTTCCGGGTTTCCTGCCCGGTACTGATCAGGAGTGGAATGGCATCATTAGCAACGGAGCTAAATTATTATTTGCCTTCTGCGAAGCGACCGTACCGCGCGTAACGGTCATCACCCGAAAAGCCTATGGTGGAGCCTACGATGTGATGAATTCCAAGCACATTGGTGCCGATATGAACTATGCGTGGCCATCGGCCGAAATTGCGGTAATGGGAGCGAGCGGAGCTGCCGAGATTATTTTCAAGCGCGAAATTGCCGAAGCCGAAGACCCACAAGCCAAGTTACAGGAGAAAGTACTGGACTATACCGAGAAATTCGCCAATCCGTACCGGGCTGCACATCGGGGCTACATCGATGAGGTGATCATGCCCGATCAGACTCGCCAGAAACTCATCCGGGCGTTTAAGATGCTGGAAAACAAAGTCGCTAGCATGCCCAAGAAAAAACACGGGAATATCCCGTTGTAA
- a CDS encoding LVIVD repeat-containing protein, with protein sequence MKLFLYALITLVILTSCSNSSSVGPTPGAGTGGSTARFTVSGNTLYMVNNTDLQAYDISNSSDPKKGSKTNLGIGVETIFPYQNNLFIGTQTGMYIYDINQPNAPKLVGIYNHVLSCDPVVVQGKYAYVTLRSGTNCRNQSIIANTLDVIDISNLSNPRLLQSYPMTNPRGLGVDSTLLFVGEGDYGLRLMDISDPTNVKELEYFYDTKTYDVIPSKKILIVTGPKGIYEYSYANLKQLKLLSTIPVQP encoded by the coding sequence ATGAAATTATTTCTCTACGCGCTTATTACTTTAGTGATCCTGACCTCCTGCTCGAATAGCAGTAGTGTTGGCCCCACGCCGGGAGCAGGAACAGGTGGCTCAACGGCCCGGTTTACGGTCAGCGGCAATACGCTCTACATGGTCAATAATACAGACCTACAGGCTTACGATATTTCGAACAGCAGCGACCCCAAGAAAGGAAGCAAAACGAATCTTGGCATCGGTGTTGAAACGATATTTCCTTACCAGAACAACCTGTTTATTGGCACTCAGACGGGCATGTATATCTATGACATCAATCAACCGAATGCCCCAAAATTGGTCGGTATCTACAACCACGTGTTAAGCTGCGACCCGGTGGTCGTTCAGGGTAAGTATGCTTATGTAACGCTACGAAGTGGCACCAACTGCCGAAACCAATCAATAATAGCTAATACGCTGGACGTCATTGACATTAGTAATTTATCTAATCCGAGATTGCTACAGAGCTATCCGATGACAAACCCTCGTGGCCTCGGTGTCGATAGTACTTTATTGTTCGTTGGTGAGGGCGATTATGGTTTGCGGCTAATGGACATCAGTGACCCGACCAACGTTAAGGAACTGGAGTATTTCTACGACACGAAAACATACGACGTCATTCCCTCAAAAAAAATACTGATTGTAACGGGGCCGAAGGGGATTTATGAGTACAGCTACGCTAACCTCAAACAGCTGAAGCTACTCAGCACGATCCCCGTTCAGCCATGA
- a CDS encoding DUF3575 domain-containing protein encodes MRNCIIDLLVFLAIGVTSALAQSEKPLPLHPFYAEQSQRWVVKFAPTSLIDPSNTIQFGVERLVGQHQSIQAEFGYGWQGMNLWDVSQRSRYTDMKIWRGRAEWRYYWRGGPVGSYIALEGLFKQTNAFENGTVGKGCDTGPCQYYQMYSAPISKRVWAGHLKFGRQFPLSRNNRFLGDFYGGLGIRWYDLDRSHVPDGLSFYDSYRTILLDPFSTPIRPTLSISYGIKFGYSF; translated from the coding sequence ATGAGAAATTGTATAATAGACTTACTGGTTTTTCTGGCGATAGGCGTTACGTCGGCCTTAGCTCAGTCAGAAAAACCGCTGCCCTTACATCCATTTTATGCCGAACAGAGTCAGCGTTGGGTGGTTAAGTTTGCCCCAACCAGCTTAATCGACCCCAGCAATACTATTCAGTTTGGCGTCGAGCGACTTGTGGGTCAACACCAATCTATACAGGCTGAATTTGGCTATGGTTGGCAAGGCATGAATCTCTGGGATGTTTCTCAACGATCTCGCTATACAGACATGAAAATCTGGCGAGGGCGGGCCGAGTGGCGGTATTACTGGCGGGGCGGCCCTGTTGGATCATATATCGCTCTGGAAGGGCTTTTTAAGCAAACAAATGCCTTCGAAAATGGCACTGTTGGCAAAGGCTGCGACACTGGACCTTGCCAATATTACCAGATGTATTCGGCACCTATCAGCAAACGAGTTTGGGCTGGTCACCTCAAGTTTGGCCGTCAGTTTCCACTTTCCCGCAACAATCGATTTCTGGGCGATTTTTATGGTGGACTTGGCATTCGTTGGTACGATCTCGACCGCTCTCACGTTCCAGACGGCCTTTCTTTTTATGATTCGTACAGGACCATTCTGCTTGATCCTTTTTCAACACCCATTCGCCCAACGCTCAGTATTTCATACGGTATCAAGTTTGGGTATTCGTTTTGA
- the porQ gene encoding type IX secretion system protein PorQ — MKACFISLFLALLWPILTVAQPLSGQRIFSFLDLPTHARVAALGGQIATATSPDGSYHLNNPALADSVKDNQLAISLMPYLAAAKYYTLHYGLPIKSQGKWAAGLQYLSYGQFTMTDPAGNTMGTFSANDYALSITHARTEGNFTLGATIKAVGSSIEMYSAFGILADLGGVWRHPKKDLTFGLVAKNVGYLIKNYGSLDADLPFDLQAGVTLKPEHAPIRLTLTAHHLQRFDISYNDPNLNVRYDLSGNPIPQTTSVTEKIARHLNVGVELLVHRNVNLLVGYNHQKHQEGKLTTGGVGAGISFGASVQAKGFQLTYARFTSVPTAGTSQLSLRIDLDRWLK, encoded by the coding sequence TTGAAAGCCTGTTTCATTTCGTTGTTTCTGGCCTTGCTTTGGCCCATTCTAACAGTCGCTCAACCGTTGAGTGGACAGCGTATTTTTTCATTTCTCGACCTGCCTACTCATGCTCGGGTAGCTGCATTGGGCGGGCAAATCGCTACAGCCACAAGTCCCGATGGCTCATATCACCTCAACAATCCTGCTTTAGCCGATTCGGTCAAGGATAACCAACTGGCTATTAGCCTGATGCCGTATCTGGCAGCGGCCAAATATTACACCTTACACTATGGTTTACCCATAAAGTCGCAGGGAAAGTGGGCAGCTGGGTTGCAGTATTTAAGCTATGGTCAGTTTACCATGACCGACCCGGCAGGCAATACCATGGGCACCTTCTCGGCCAATGATTACGCCCTAAGTATCACCCACGCTCGTACCGAAGGTAACTTCACATTGGGGGCAACCATTAAAGCGGTTGGTTCCAGCATTGAAATGTATTCAGCCTTTGGTATTCTGGCCGATTTGGGCGGGGTTTGGCGACATCCCAAAAAGGATCTCACTTTCGGACTAGTCGCTAAGAATGTGGGGTATCTGATCAAAAATTACGGTTCTCTCGATGCCGATCTACCGTTTGATTTACAGGCAGGTGTAACGCTCAAACCTGAGCACGCTCCTATTCGGCTAACCTTGACAGCGCATCATCTTCAGCGTTTCGATATCAGCTATAACGACCCAAACCTGAATGTTCGTTATGACTTGAGTGGCAATCCTATTCCGCAAACAACCAGTGTAACCGAGAAAATAGCCCGGCATCTCAATGTGGGTGTCGAACTATTAGTTCACCGAAACGTCAATCTGTTAGTAGGCTACAATCACCAGAAACACCAGGAAGGCAAGCTGACAACCGGCGGAGTGGGCGCAGGTATTTCTTTCGGAGCATCAGTACAGGCAAAAGGCTTCCAATTAACCTACGCCCGATTCACATCGGTACCCACTGCCGGAACCAGTCAGTTGTCATTGCGAATTGATTTGGATAGGTGGCTTAAGTAA
- a CDS encoding Uma2 family endonuclease, which produces MIAEEIQKRIYTVDEYLEFEANSEVKHEFVDGILIEMPGESKKANEIGGNIYLTLRVALKGKPFKVYNHDVKLRTVPGRKYRYPDIMVVPTDDVDDTHIVHRAVVTVEVTSENSSGVDHDEKFHEYIALSSIECYLIVSQAEPLVEVYQRTGSKWEYAFYTSLTDSFDIRALSITMQVGDVYEGVF; this is translated from the coding sequence ATGATAGCGGAAGAAATTCAAAAGCGCATCTACACAGTTGATGAATACCTCGAATTCGAAGCGAATTCAGAGGTAAAGCACGAGTTTGTAGATGGAATTCTAATTGAGATGCCCGGCGAGTCAAAGAAAGCAAATGAAATCGGAGGTAATATTTATCTAACCTTACGAGTAGCATTGAAGGGAAAGCCTTTCAAGGTATATAACCACGACGTTAAACTCCGTACTGTTCCTGGCCGAAAGTATCGTTACCCGGATATTATGGTTGTTCCGACGGATGATGTTGACGATACGCACATCGTTCATCGTGCTGTAGTAACCGTTGAAGTGACTTCGGAAAACTCCTCGGGCGTCGATCACGACGAGAAATTCCACGAATACATCGCCCTGTCATCTATTGAGTGCTATCTGATTGTTTCTCAAGCCGAGCCGCTGGTTGAAGTTTACCAACGCACAGGGAGCAAGTGGGAGTACGCATTTTATACAAGCCTAACAGATTCCTTTGACATCCGCGCACTTAGTATTACAATGCAAGTTGGTGATGTATATGAAGGCGTTTTCTGA
- a CDS encoding beta-N-acetylhexosaminidase, producing MNLSRLLVFSLFIVTAQAQSPINLIPQPVSVQPQAGVFTLTKGTTIHYNQAEGKAVADMLSQQLNTPTGFGLAAKSGKTGKIQLNLTETPNVQLGQEGYTLEASPKGVVITANRPAGLFYGMQTLTQLLPKEIAGKVVVTKNWTVPAVKITDYPRFGWRGIMFDVSRHFFTKAEVKQYIDQLAKLKYNTFHWHLTDDNGWRIEIKSLPKLTSVGAWRVARAGHYGDRAEPKPGEPTPYGGFYTQDDIREVIAYAQARNVTIVPEIDVPGHSMAALAAYPELSCTKAIVSVNPGTAFSDWYGNGTFKMKVENTLNPSDEKVYEFLDKVFTEVAALFPNPYIHVGGDECYKGYWANDPGCQALMKQLNIRHVEDLQGYFMGRVEKILTAKGKKLLGWDEILEGGISPTATVMSWRGIKGGIEAAKEGHNVVMTPTTFAYLDYNQGDPTVDPPIYAFLRTQKSYSYEPVPDGVDAKYILGGQGNLWTEQIPSLRYAEYMTYPRAWALSEVYWSPKEVKNWPNFVQRMESHFERADLAEINYSKAIYDAIVKTSMNDGKLRLELASEAPGLDIFYSIDDTMPDQFSTRYTQPVDLPEGPINLRVITYRAGKPIGHLITLSRDALQKRIGRF from the coding sequence ATGAATCTTAGTCGACTACTAGTTTTTAGTCTTTTTATTGTCACGGCGCAGGCCCAGTCGCCCATTAATTTAATTCCCCAACCTGTTAGTGTTCAGCCTCAAGCTGGTGTATTTACACTTACAAAAGGAACTACAATTCACTATAATCAGGCCGAAGGAAAAGCCGTTGCTGACATGCTTAGTCAGCAACTGAATACGCCAACGGGCTTTGGATTAGCGGCAAAATCAGGTAAAACGGGCAAGATTCAACTAAACCTGACCGAAACCCCTAACGTGCAACTGGGTCAGGAAGGGTATACGCTCGAAGCCTCGCCGAAAGGGGTTGTGATTACAGCTAACCGCCCGGCCGGATTGTTTTACGGCATGCAAACCCTGACTCAACTTTTGCCTAAAGAAATTGCGGGTAAGGTTGTCGTGACGAAGAACTGGACGGTGCCTGCCGTTAAAATTACAGATTACCCGCGCTTTGGCTGGCGGGGAATTATGTTTGATGTAAGCCGCCATTTCTTCACAAAAGCCGAAGTAAAACAGTATATCGATCAGCTGGCCAAGTTGAAATACAACACCTTTCACTGGCATTTGACCGACGATAACGGCTGGCGAATTGAAATCAAATCGCTGCCGAAACTCACTTCTGTAGGTGCCTGGCGTGTAGCACGAGCAGGCCACTATGGCGATCGAGCCGAACCTAAACCCGGTGAACCAACGCCTTATGGTGGATTTTACACACAGGACGACATTCGGGAGGTGATTGCCTATGCCCAGGCGCGTAACGTAACCATTGTTCCCGAAATTGATGTGCCTGGTCATAGCATGGCAGCTTTAGCGGCTTATCCTGAACTGAGTTGCACCAAAGCCATCGTGAGCGTTAATCCAGGAACGGCGTTTTCGGATTGGTACGGTAATGGGACGTTCAAAATGAAGGTTGAGAATACGCTGAACCCATCCGATGAGAAGGTGTATGAGTTTTTAGATAAGGTATTTACCGAAGTGGCCGCGCTCTTTCCAAACCCATACATTCATGTTGGTGGCGATGAGTGTTACAAAGGTTACTGGGCGAATGATCCGGGTTGTCAGGCGCTGATGAAGCAACTGAATATCCGGCACGTTGAAGATTTACAGGGTTATTTTATGGGGCGCGTGGAGAAAATCCTGACAGCGAAAGGCAAAAAACTGCTGGGTTGGGATGAGATTTTGGAAGGGGGGATTTCGCCAACGGCTACCGTTATGAGCTGGAGGGGTATAAAAGGTGGTATCGAAGCCGCCAAGGAAGGCCATAATGTGGTGATGACTCCTACAACCTTCGCGTATCTGGATTATAATCAGGGCGACCCAACGGTTGACCCCCCAATTTATGCCTTCCTGCGAACCCAGAAAAGCTACAGTTACGAGCCGGTTCCAGATGGCGTGGACGCCAAATATATTCTGGGTGGGCAGGGTAACCTTTGGACCGAACAAATACCCTCACTGCGGTATGCTGAATACATGACATATCCACGGGCCTGGGCACTGTCGGAGGTGTATTGGTCGCCAAAGGAGGTCAAAAACTGGCCAAATTTTGTGCAACGCATGGAAAGCCATTTTGAGCGGGCCGATCTGGCCGAAATCAATTATTCGAAAGCGATATACGATGCCATCGTAAAAACAAGCATGAACGATGGTAAACTGCGATTGGAACTAGCCAGTGAAGCGCCGGGTCTGGATATTTTCTATTCGATCGACGATACGATGCCCGACCAGTTTTCTACGCGCTATACTCAACCCGTAGATCTGCCAGAAGGACCTATTAATCTTCGCGTAATCACCTATCGCGCAGGGAAACCCATTGGGCATCTGATTACCCTCTCACGAGATGCATTGCAGAAGCGGATTGGGCGATTTTAA